The proteins below come from a single Triticum aestivum cultivar Chinese Spring chromosome 5D, IWGSC CS RefSeq v2.1, whole genome shotgun sequence genomic window:
- the LOC123125425 gene encoding uncharacterized protein, producing MGTGSDRYPNMSPAPPTWVDLPPELLALVSGRLHEAADFVRFHAACTRWRDSLSHTTALRPAFFPWLIAPPSGYGSSVVKLRCVFSKTTYLAAAPETFSSRRWVARADGSAAWFSAAGSGLTLIDPLTGDVATSLPTFPEDDGKTTRRMEISRGIIYADGTVFLYNFTYPDYVDPDEDDDKLDEQIYLCFNTAILGPGDTAWKFAQRELDVYTKWDAMKGEYEIENNRLPAAYPVDHRMKLVCVDGEDYNLKDTWTWHILPELTGDEIMDEEEEILISGIQEEEIDTTGWYLESCHILESRGELLQVSVLVQQDRSFIYEDAAAQASALVVWVHALEEDTDADGGRRVMRWARRDGRSFSDRVMFLGFPTSFAVEATKFPGEEDYLSGGCVYLLQHRRLDLHGSSSRGVFRYNLLDDKAKFIEQLPPEWSGQKKADACLWFMPQPSIAPIQVIRERLEAPRADHPNMRISTFRMEERPKQPKVPLFRFLVQNLPPAVDSSRLCTFFGKHGQVLATKMISPAGTACVIMFVEMVNRLDDAEATLDGLVLDGCTLTVKW from the exons ATGGGTACTGGAAGCGATCGATATCCAAACATGTCGCCCGCGCCGCCAACATGGGTCGACCTCCCGCCGGAGCTCCTGGCCCTCGTCTCCGGCCGCCTGCACGAGGCGGCCGACTTCGTCCGCTTCCATGCCGCCTGCACGCGGTGGCGGGACTCGCTGAGCCATACGACGGCGCTCCGCCCGGCCTTCTTTCCCTGGCTCATCGCCCCGCCATCCGGCTATGGCTCTTCCGTCGTCAAGCTCCGCTGCGTCTTCTCCAAGACAACCTACCTCGCGGCGGCgcccgagacgttctccagtcgcAGGTGGGTGGCGCGAGCCGACGGCTCGGCGGCCTGGTTCTCCGCCGCTGGCTCCGGGCTTACGCTCATCGACCCTCTCACAGGAGATGTTGCCACGTCCCTGCCGACCTTCCCGGAGGACGACGGCAAGACCACACGGAGGATGGAGATCTCCCGCGGCATCATATATGCCGACGGCACGGTCTTCCTGTACAACTTCACCTACCCCGACTACGTCGACCCCGATGAGGACGACGACAAGTTAGATGAGCAAATCTACTTATGTTTCAACACGGCCATCCTTGGTCCCGGAGATACCGCCTGGAAGTTCGCCCAGAGAGAGTTGGACGTGTACACCAAGTGGGACGCGATGAAGGGGGAGTATGAAATCGAGAACAATCGTTTACCGGCCGCGTACCCTGTTGACCACAGAATGAAACTAGTGTGTGTGGACGGAGAAGATTACAATCTGAAGGACACCTGGACGTGGCACATCCTGCCCGAGCTGACAGGCGACGAAATCATggacgaggaagaggagatcctcatCAGTGGCATCCAAGAGGAAGAGATCGACACCACCGGCTGGTACCTCGAGTCTTGCCATATCCTTGAGTCCCGCGGCGAGCTGCTGCAGGTGTCCGTCCTGGTTCAACAAGACAGGAGCTTCATATATGAGGACGCAGCAGCCCAGGCGAGCGCGTTGGTTGTGTGGGTGCACGCGTTGGAGGAAGACACGGATGCAGACGGTGGACGGAGGGTGATGCGGTGGGCAAGGAGGGATGGTCGGAGCTTCTCCGACCGGGTCATGTTCTTGGGGTTCCCGACCAGCTTTGCCGTGGAAGCCACGAAGTTCCCTGGCGAGGAGGACTACCTGAGCGGCGGGTGCGTCTACTTGCTCCAGCACAGAAGGTTGGACTTACATGGCTCGTCATCGCGTGGCGTGTTCAGGTACAATCTTCTCGACGACAAGGCTAAGTTCATTGAGCAGCTACCTCCGGAGTGGAGCGGCCAGAAGAAAGCCGATGCTTGCCTGTGGTTCATGCCCCAGCCTTCCATTGCCCCGATCCAG GTAATTAGAGAAAGGCTAGAGGCTCCAAGGGCAGACCATCCAAATATGAGAATTAGCACTTTTCGCATGGAGGAACGACCAAAACAACCCAAGGTGCCTTTGTTCAGATTCCTCGTGCAAAACCTACCTCCTGCTGTGGATAGCTCTCGGCTGTGCACCTTCTTCGGTAAGCATGGCCAAGTTTTGGCCACTAAGATGATCTCACCTGCAGGGACGGCATGTGTTATCATGTTCGTGGAGATGGTGAATAGACTAGATGATGCCGAGGCCACCCTCGATGGGCTAGTCTTGGATGGTTGCACCCTGACGGTGAAGTGGTGA
- the LOC123125428 gene encoding uncharacterized protein, with product MFLGFPTSFAVEATRFRGGEDDVSGGCVYLLHHRKSELHGLASHGVFRYNLLDDKAKFIERLPPYPESSGQKSEACMWFMPQPSIAPIQVIRQRREAQEACHPMRISTIRMDRQPKLSMVPFFSFLVQNLPPGVDSSRLCSFFNKHGKVSAAEVISPRTARITMFMETVDRLDDAEATLDGLVLDGCTLTVKW from the exons ATGTTTTTGGGGTTCCCAACTAGCTTCGCTGTGGAAGCCACGAGGTTCCGGGGCGGGGAGGACGACGTGAGCGGCGGGTGCGTCTACTTGCTCCATCACAGAAAGTCCGAGTTACATGGCTTGGCATCGCATGGCGTCTTCAGGTACAATCTTCTCGACGACAAGGCTAAGTTCATTGAGCGCCTGCCTCCGTATCCGGAGTCGAGCGGCCAGAAAAGTGAGGCTTGCATGTGGTTCATGCCCCAGCCTTCCATTGCTCCCATCCAG GTAATTAGACAAAGGCGAGAGGCTCAAGAGGCATGCCATCCAATGAGAATTAGCACTATCCGTATGGATAGACAACCAAAACTATCCATGGTGCCCTTCTTCAGTTTCCTCGTGCAAAACCTACCTCCGGGCGTCGATAGCTCTCGGTTGTGCTCCTTCTTCAATAAGCATGGCAAAGTATCCGCTGCCGAGGTGATCTCACCAAGAACGGCACGTATTACCATGTTCATGGAGACCGTCGACAGATTAGATGACGCCGAGGCCACTCTCGATGGGCTGGTCTTGGATGGCTGCACCCTGACAGTGAAGTGGTGA
- the LOC123120879 gene encoding uncharacterized protein, which produces MVLEDESSDDNSSLPYMHSETSTDGLNQVPFSLEDPDYKGLELDLIVLCEKHGKPSERLVAFEGTMTGRRFLACAEPEGQNCGFVQWVDEQWPPTMENALLKLWSMVEESKSARVNDNLQSALTIHQLTEEKNKLDADYHKLVKDVHQLVDFQQDRVVDFSYLQSAVTYQHQCRAELVAGMNAEMAKKDAAAQKLQQKYELLCNLTSAQATVIQNLKLKNMKEKELLSEARMNLELKNAEFTKFEEKLTQEKLELKLQVADLLKLKENHNEEKQMQEFKITELIKVEEKLKEKIKGIQAILQN; this is translated from the exons ATGGTTCTGGAGGACGAGAGCAGCGACGACAACTCAAGCCTCCCGTACATGCACTCCGAAACCTCCACCGATGGGCTGAACCAG GTGCCTTTCTCTCTTGAGGACCCGGATTACAAGGGTCTTGAGCTAGATCTGATAGTGTTGTGCGAGAAGCATGGGAAGCCATCAGAGAGGCTTGTTGCGTTTGAAGGAACAATGACTGGGAGAAGGTTCTTAGCATGTGCAGAGCCG GAAGGTCAGAATTGTGGGTTTGTTCAGTGGGTTGATGAGCAGTGGCCCCCAACAATGGAGAATGCATTGCTGAAGCTTTGGTCAATGGTTGAAGAGAGCAAGTCTGCTAGGGTGAATGATAATCTTCAAAGTGCTCTAACTATTCATCAGTTGACAGAAGAAAAGAACAAGCTGGATGCAGACTATCACAAGTTAGTGAAAGATGTGCATCAACTTGTGGACTTTCAGCAGGATAGGGTTGTGGATTTCAGTTATCTGCAGTCTGCTGTCACATATCAGCACCAATGCAGAGCTGAATTGGTGGCTGGTATGAATGCAGAAATGGCAAAGAAAGATGCAGCTGCACAGAAGCTTCAACAAAAGTATGAACTCCTGTGCAACCTGACAAGTGCTCAAGCAACTGTCATCCAAAACttgaagttgaagaatatgaaagagAAGGAATTGTTGAGTGAGGCTAGGATGAATTTGGAGTTGAAGAATGCAGAGTTCACAAAGTTTgaggagaagctcacccaagagaagCTAGAGTTGAAGCTCCAGGTTGCTGATCTGCTGAAGCTCAAGGAAAACCATAATGAAGAGAAGCAGATGCAAGAGTTTAAGATTACTGAGCTCATCAAGGtagaggagaagctgaaggagaagatcaaggggatCCAGGCCATCTTGCAGAACTGA